The following are from one region of the Capsicum annuum cultivar UCD-10X-F1 chromosome 1, UCD10Xv1.1, whole genome shotgun sequence genome:
- the LOC124898068 gene encoding protein ALP1-like, producing the protein MVDQNNQDSSSILRQVTSLASYAVVQDCIGAIDGTHIRVKVSQYEVPKYRGRKDYPTQNVLAACTFDLKFTYVLVGWEGTASDSKIMKEALNSQDPLKIPEGLLHLTGGSNHLKEYSRNPPQNSRELFNLRHASLRNAIKRAFGVLKKRFPIISSSTESSYGIETQKLIIFVCCALHNYLRGVDPNDELLDQVDAELMNDNTVHKEPSNSRESNGEFRRGS; encoded by the exons ATGGTTGATCAGAATAATCAAGATAGTAGTAGCATATTGAGACAAGTGACCTCATTAGCTTCATATGCTGTTGTTCAA GATTGTATTGGTGCAATTGATGGAACACATATACGTGTTAAAGTTTCACAATATGAAGTACCAAAATATCGTGGGAGAAAAGATTATCCAACTCAAAATGTACTAGCTGCATGtacatttgatttaaaatttacataTGTGTTAGTTGGGTGGGAAGGTACAGCATCTGATTCAAAAATCATGAAAGAAGCACTAAATAGCCAAGATCCACTAAAAATTCCAGAAg GCTTATTACACCTTACCGGGGGGAGCAATCACTTGAAAGAGTATTCAAGAAATCCACCCCAAAATTCTCGTGAATTGTTTAATTTAAGACATGCTTCTTTGCGTAATGCTATCAAACGAGCATTTGGAGTTCTTAAAAAGAGATTTCCTATAATTTCTAGCTCAACCGAATCATCATATGGAATTGAAACCCAAAAGTTGATTATATTTGTCTGTTGTGCCTTGCACAACTATTTAAGAGGTGTAGATCCAAATGATGAGTTACTTGATCAAGTTGATGCAGAGCTTATGAATGATAATACTGTGCATAAAGAACCTTCAAATTCTAGGGAGAGTAATGGAGAATTTAGAAGGGGGAGTTGA